A section of the Cytophagia bacterium CHB2 genome encodes:
- a CDS encoding amidohydrolase, translating to MKKTFTSYATFFLVVGVLMMISCQNQKTSADLVLHNGVIHTVDQNNTTAQAVAVKGDRVVFVGSNQDNQKWIGPNTQVIDLKGKTVTPGLIDSHYHFQGVGKREYDLNLDGCTSLDEFLARLQHWAAAKPAGEWLTGRGWMEEDWPVKQFPTRHDLDKVAADWPVYLNRADGHMAVVNSKALQLAGITSDTPNPQGGEILKDSNGAPNGLLVDRAMGLVSKHIPSGSREFQEKFAIKANDVALAYGLTTIHDAGSGWDTINLWKSLYGQGKMQIRIYGYVRGPGADVDTLLQGTPEIGLFNNHLTIRGIKISADGALGSRGAALLEKYSDANTDGLILFGDDEIYPVIKTATEKGLQMAIHAIGDRANRKVLDFYEQALNEVPAEARKIREPRHRIEHAQIVEPGDLPRFTKLGVLPSMQPSHAIGDLHFAIRRLGLERMSGAYAWRTLIDLGNVIPGGSDAPVEEGNPMIEFYAAVTRKDTTGFSAEGWHPELKMTRLEALKSLTLWGAYAAFEEDLKGSIEVGKLADFAVLDRDLMTEPEESLFRIQNVMTIVGGKVVYDRARGGILAAR from the coding sequence GTGAAGAAGACATTCACAAGTTATGCAACATTTTTTCTGGTCGTCGGAGTTTTAATGATGATCTCCTGTCAAAATCAAAAAACAAGTGCAGACCTCGTCTTGCACAACGGCGTCATTCACACCGTCGATCAAAACAATACCACGGCGCAAGCCGTCGCTGTAAAAGGTGACCGCGTCGTATTTGTCGGCTCAAATCAAGATAATCAAAAATGGATCGGCCCGAACACCCAGGTAATCGATCTCAAAGGCAAAACCGTGACGCCGGGCTTGATCGACAGCCACTACCATTTTCAAGGCGTGGGAAAACGGGAATATGATTTAAACCTCGACGGCTGCACGTCGCTCGATGAGTTTCTCGCACGCCTGCAACATTGGGCGGCGGCAAAACCAGCGGGCGAATGGCTCACCGGACGCGGCTGGATGGAAGAAGACTGGCCGGTTAAACAATTTCCCACACGACACGATCTCGACAAAGTCGCAGCAGACTGGCCGGTTTACCTCAATCGCGCCGACGGCCACATGGCTGTGGTGAATTCCAAGGCCCTGCAACTCGCGGGCATCACTAGCGACACGCCGAATCCGCAAGGCGGCGAAATTCTCAAAGACAGCAACGGCGCGCCGAACGGTTTGCTGGTTGATCGCGCCATGGGCCTGGTCTCAAAACATATTCCCTCCGGCTCACGCGAGTTTCAGGAGAAATTTGCAATCAAGGCAAATGACGTTGCATTAGCCTACGGTTTAACCACGATTCATGATGCCGGCTCCGGCTGGGATACGATTAATTTATGGAAATCGCTTTATGGCCAGGGCAAAATGCAAATCCGCATTTACGGTTATGTTCGTGGGCCGGGCGCAGACGTTGACACCTTGCTGCAGGGCACGCCCGAAATTGGCCTGTTCAACAATCATCTCACCATTCGCGGCATCAAGATCAGCGCGGATGGCGCGCTGGGCTCGCGCGGCGCAGCTTTGCTAGAAAAATATTCTGATGCAAACACCGACGGCTTGATTCTTTTTGGAGATGACGAGATTTACCCTGTGATCAAAACGGCAACCGAGAAAGGCTTGCAGATGGCGATTCATGCGATCGGCGATCGCGCCAATCGCAAAGTGCTGGATTTTTATGAGCAGGCCCTGAATGAAGTGCCCGCAGAGGCGCGCAAAATTCGCGAGCCGAGGCATCGCATCGAACATGCACAAATTGTCGAACCCGGCGACTTGCCACGTTTCACAAAGCTGGGCGTGCTGCCCTCGATGCAGCCCAGCCATGCCATCGGTGATTTGCATTTTGCCATTCGCCGTCTGGGACTTGAGCGCATGAGCGGCGCATACGCCTGGCGGACCCTGATCGATTTAGGCAACGTGATTCCCGGCGGCTCGGATGCGCCGGTGGAAGAAGGCAATCCCATGATCGAGTTTTACGCCGCCGTCACGCGCAAAGACACCACCGGTTTCAGCGCCGAGGGTTGGCATCCGGAATTGAAAATGACGCGCCTGGAAGCGCTGAAATCTCTCACCCTCTGGGGCGCGTACGCGGCATTTGAAGAAGATTTAAAAGGCTCAATCGAAGTGGGAAAATTGGCGGATTTCGCCGTGCTCGATCGCGATCTCATGACCGAGCCTGAAGAAAGTTTGTTCCGCATTCAAAATGTGATGACCATTGTGGGGGGAAAAGTGGTTTATGATCGCGCCCGTGGAGGCATTTTGGCAGCGAGATGA
- a CDS encoding PEGA domain-containing protein translates to MASLVGRVLGSGRYEIIELYGKGAFAEVYRGRQLNLNRDVAVKVLNEDSSRDDSLVKRFHNEAAAVARFDHPNIIKIFDHGEEEYIHYYVMNFLPRTLRSLFHPNRPLPHEIVLQVASQLAAALAYAQTIVNNFVHRDIKPENVMLDQSHNAVLSDFGLVRGDEISRLTVGDNVIGTPTYMSPEQIRGKTLDPRSDLYALGVLLYECATGAPPFKGDLMAVCHQHVSEPPVAPRSLNPDLSPEVDALILKLLEKAPEKRYQSAAEVLAALADLPGDLLGKHGNIYSLPTMPVTRKPQTSSTPPQGSTPTSRSSLPTSPAKPRTGNKLFPVYVFVGISALALSVALFNYFRQPGAQPRSAQAQLKSPRSTPTSTVPPLAPAMGSINIESTPPGAAIYWNGIQQKHVTPARFDSLKPSRYAVRLTLPGYEAWNGFVTIQQDCTATMQATLAPSLSPAKPAVTKVSISIVTRPPGEIILDGKSLGAPLSGARTALVTPGRHDLQIRLESYPTVKRDLWVKEGSDQSFVIDLFGEISVQAFDEIGDPLFGAVFLDNVQTSWKSDGSRHKLIAGEYRVTVKSFGYEMIESPKKIIVTGGDYRPIVVQMRKE, encoded by the coding sequence ATGGCATCGCTCGTGGGCCGGGTTCTTGGTAGTGGGCGTTATGAAATTATCGAGCTTTATGGCAAAGGCGCATTTGCCGAAGTGTATCGCGGCCGCCAGCTCAACTTAAACCGCGATGTAGCCGTCAAAGTCTTGAACGAAGATTCCTCGCGCGATGACAGCCTGGTCAAGCGATTCCACAACGAGGCCGCTGCGGTCGCACGCTTTGATCATCCCAACATCATCAAAATTTTCGATCACGGTGAAGAAGAGTATATTCACTATTATGTGATGAACTTCCTGCCGCGCACGCTGCGCAGCCTCTTTCATCCCAATCGCCCGCTTCCGCACGAAATTGTTTTGCAGGTGGCCAGCCAGCTCGCCGCCGCTTTAGCCTATGCCCAAACCATTGTCAATAATTTTGTGCATCGTGACATCAAACCCGAAAACGTCATGCTGGATCAGAGCCACAACGCCGTGCTCTCGGATTTCGGCTTGGTGCGCGGCGATGAAATCTCGCGGCTGACCGTGGGAGACAATGTGATCGGCACGCCGACCTACATGTCACCCGAACAAATCCGTGGCAAAACACTGGATCCGCGCTCGGATCTTTACGCGCTTGGAGTGTTGCTCTATGAATGCGCCACCGGCGCGCCGCCATTCAAAGGTGATTTGATGGCCGTTTGCCATCAGCATGTCAGTGAGCCGCCGGTCGCCCCGCGTTCGCTCAACCCGGATTTATCGCCCGAGGTGGACGCGCTGATTTTAAAACTTCTCGAAAAAGCACCGGAAAAACGTTATCAATCTGCCGCCGAAGTGTTAGCCGCGTTGGCTGATTTACCAGGCGACCTTCTCGGCAAGCATGGCAATATTTATTCGCTGCCAACCATGCCGGTGACGCGCAAACCGCAAACCAGCTCCACCCCGCCGCAAGGCTCAACTCCGACGTCGCGATCGTCCCTACCAACCTCGCCGGCAAAGCCTCGAACCGGGAACAAGTTGTTTCCCGTTTATGTGTTTGTCGGAATTAGCGCCCTCGCGCTGTCCGTAGCGCTCTTTAATTACTTCCGCCAGCCCGGCGCGCAACCGCGTAGCGCACAAGCACAACTAAAGTCGCCGCGCTCTACTCCAACCTCAACCGTGCCGCCTTTGGCGCCTGCGATGGGAAGTATAAATATTGAAAGCACGCCGCCGGGTGCGGCCATTTACTGGAATGGTATTCAACAAAAACATGTCACGCCGGCGCGCTTTGACAGCTTGAAACCAAGCCGCTACGCCGTGAGATTAACGTTGCCTGGGTATGAAGCATGGAACGGCTTCGTTACCATACAACAGGACTGCACCGCCACGATGCAGGCGACGCTTGCGCCCAGCCTAAGCCCCGCAAAGCCGGCTGTAACGAAAGTATCGATTTCGATTGTGACGCGTCCACCCGGGGAGATCATTCTCGATGGCAAAAGCCTCGGCGCACCGCTGAGCGGGGCAAGAACTGCGCTCGTCACGCCCGGGCGGCATGATCTACAAATTCGTTTAGAGTCTTATCCCACGGTGAAACGCGACCTTTGGGTGAAGGAGGGCTCCGATCAATCCTTTGTCATCGACTTGTTCGGTGAGATCAGTGTGCAAGCATTCGACGAAATCGGTGACCCTTTATTCGGCGCGGTTTTTTTGGATAACGTTCAAACGTCGTGGAAGTCAGACGGTTCGCGCCATAAACTCATTGCCGGGGAATATCGTGTGACCGTCAAAAGCTTCGGTTATGAAATGATTGAATCCCCCAAAAAAATTATTGTAACCGGCGGCGATTACCGCCCGATCGTTGTTCAGATGAGAAAAGAGTAA